A portion of the Luxibacter massiliensis genome contains these proteins:
- a CDS encoding helix-turn-helix domain-containing protein encodes MSFDELLYRAKAGDMEARAEIFAMYRPLLIKYSLVNRRFDEDLYQELAVELMKCIRYFRDVE; translated from the coding sequence ATGAGCTTTGATGAATTATTATACCGGGCAAAAGCTGGGGACATGGAAGCAAGAGCAGAAATTTTTGCAATGTACAGGCCGCTGTTGATTAAGTATTCATTGGTGAACAGAAGATTTGATGAAGATCTGTATCAGGAGCTGGCAGTGGAGCTGATGAAGTGCATCCGGTATTTCCGGGATGTGGAGTAA
- a CDS encoding sigma-70 family RNA polymerase sigma factor — MNEKHTYSGDRTKNHFTAYLLEFIKGRRSSYLDKKIRTEKDSFLMEEIAEIEERITFEEMRENQEREEILLKEAAGEFPEWNELSDEKLVKSLLMLNEKERELIYLHVFEERSFKKIGEMTGMTAERCKDAYFYAIRKIRKRLGDKKNEL, encoded by the coding sequence ATGAATGAAAAACATACCTATTCAGGAGATCGGACAAAGAACCATTTTACGGCATACTTACTGGAGTTTATCAAAGGGCGCAGGAGCAGTTACCTGGACAAAAAAATCCGGACAGAGAAGGACTCCTTCTTGATGGAGGAAATTGCGGAGATTGAAGAACGGATCACATTTGAAGAAATGAGGGAGAACCAGGAGCGGGAAGAGATTCTGCTCAAAGAGGCTGCAGGTGAGTTCCCGGAGTGGAACGAACTCTCGGATGAAAAACTTGTGAAATCGCTGCTGATGCTCAATGAGAAAGAACGGGAGCTGATCTATCTTCACGTATTTGAGGAGCGCTCATTTAAAAAGATTGGCGAGATGACCGGGATGACAGCAGAGCGCTGCAAGGATGCGTACTTCTATGCAATCCGTAAAATACGCAAAAGATTGGGGGATAAAAAGAATGAGCTTTGA
- a CDS encoding helix-turn-helix domain-containing protein: protein MYRQRLGDAVREARMNLELSQNTLAERSHVSLRTISDIETYKANPRFDSLCSLASYLNISIDAVIKDRKNNSGSTTMQQILIELESCSEEEQVIVLQTLRGLLKGLHTRTENPT from the coding sequence ATGTATAGACAACGATTGGGGGATGCTGTAAGAGAAGCCAGAATGAATTTGGAATTATCGCAGAATACGCTCGCTGAACGGTCCCACGTATCCCTTCGTACTATTTCAGATATTGAAACTTATAAGGCGAACCCTCGTTTTGACAGTCTCTGCTCCCTGGCGTCCTATCTGAACATTTCTATTGATGCGGTGATCAAAGACCGTAAGAACAATAGCGGCAGTACGACGATGCAGCAGATCTTGATAGAATTGGAGTCTTGCTCAGAAGAAGAGCAGGTAATTGTGCTGCAAACGCTGCGAGGCCTCTTGAAAGGACTACATACCCGGACAGAGAACCCCACATAA
- a CDS encoding ParM/StbA family protein — protein MIKKLTIPVDHGNRNMKTTHFLFTTGLSATDRKPAGREDFLQTDGKYYVLSDKRIPYQRDKTQDERFSILTRFAIAKELERTGQVAEEDVVQVSLPIGVPPKHYAELADRYREYFLGDGKVQELVYNGRTYHTCIRDVAVYPQAYAAMMTEGEKIRQIPKAVGIDIGGFTSDFLLMRSGSPCLDYCDSMEKGVITMYNDIISSVNGDHDMLLEETDIDSILEGKTEYYPDMVVHTVEEMARNFVTDLLSSVRERGIDTKSTYTIFIGGGAILLRRFLESSSRLIKYQFIDNIFANAKGYGILYRSSLAGK, from the coding sequence ATGATAAAAAAACTGACCATTCCCGTGGATCACGGGAACCGGAACATGAAGACCACCCATTTTCTTTTTACCACAGGGCTTTCTGCCACAGACCGCAAGCCGGCAGGCCGGGAGGATTTCCTTCAGACTGACGGGAAATATTATGTTTTGAGTGACAAGCGGATCCCGTATCAGAGGGACAAGACGCAGGATGAGCGTTTTTCCATCCTGACGAGGTTTGCTATTGCAAAGGAACTGGAGCGGACCGGGCAGGTAGCGGAGGAAGATGTGGTGCAGGTATCTCTGCCTATCGGTGTGCCGCCTAAACATTACGCAGAGCTGGCAGACCGATATCGGGAATACTTTCTGGGAGACGGGAAGGTGCAGGAACTGGTATACAACGGCAGGACCTATCACACCTGTATCCGGGATGTAGCCGTATATCCCCAGGCGTATGCTGCCATGATGACTGAGGGGGAGAAAATCCGGCAGATCCCCAAGGCGGTGGGGATTGACATTGGCGGATTTACATCGGATTTTCTGCTGATGCGGAGTGGAAGCCCATGTCTGGACTATTGCGATTCCATGGAAAAGGGTGTCATCACCATGTATAACGATATCATTTCCAGTGTCAACGGGGATCACGATATGCTCCTGGAGGAAACAGACATTGACAGTATCCTGGAAGGCAAGACGGAATATTATCCGGATATGGTGGTACATACGGTAGAAGAAATGGCCCGGAATTTTGTGACCGACTTGCTCAGCAGTGTCCGGGAGCGGGGCATTGATACGAAATCTACCTATACTATATTTATTGGAGGCGGAGCTATTTTGCTGCGGCGGTTCCTGGAAAGTTCCAGCCGTCTGATCAAGTATCAGTTTATTGATAATATTTTTGCAAATGCGAAAGGGTACGGCATCCTGTACCGCAGTTCTTTAGCAGGGAAGTGA
- a CDS encoding ABC transporter permease translates to MKSLFSFMKKEYLEAARTGRIMIMILLFVLFGIMSPAVAKLTPWMMETLSESMAESGFIVTDVQVDALTSWTQFFKNIPIALIAFVLIFSDLFTKEYKSGTLLLILTKGLSRYKVVLAKAVLLLSLWTVGYGICFAITYGYNAYFWDNRIMDHLVFSVTIWWLFGIWVICLMVLFSSLLQNNAGVILCVGGTVLLAYLLSIIPKVKAYSPIVLMNTSSILTGAGETDAYIKAIVITAFLCIVCVAVSIPVVNKRQL, encoded by the coding sequence ATGAAATCTCTGTTTTCTTTTATGAAAAAGGAATATCTGGAAGCTGCAAGGACGGGCAGAATCATGATTATGATATTACTGTTTGTTCTGTTCGGTATCATGAGCCCTGCCGTTGCAAAGCTGACGCCGTGGATGATGGAAACGCTGTCTGAGTCCATGGCAGAAAGCGGGTTCATTGTCACGGATGTTCAAGTAGACGCCCTGACCTCATGGACACAGTTTTTTAAGAACATTCCTATTGCACTGATTGCTTTTGTATTGATCTTCAGCGATCTATTTACGAAAGAATATAAATCCGGAACCTTGCTGCTCATACTGACGAAAGGCTTGTCAAGATATAAGGTTGTGCTTGCAAAGGCAGTGCTCCTGCTGTCGCTGTGGACAGTTGGCTATGGAATTTGTTTCGCCATTACTTATGGATACAATGCTTACTTTTGGGATAACCGCATTATGGATCACTTAGTTTTCTCGGTGACTATATGGTGGCTGTTTGGTATATGGGTTATATGCCTGATGGTTCTTTTTTCATCGCTGCTGCAAAATAACGCAGGTGTTATTCTGTGCGTTGGCGGAACAGTGCTTCTGGCATATTTATTGAGTATCATACCAAAAGTAAAGGCGTATTCCCCCATTGTATTGATGAATACCAGTTCAATTTTGACGGGTGCGGGAGAAACAGACGCATATATAAAAGCGATTGTTATTACCGCTTTCTTATGTATCGTATGCGTTGCTGTAAGTATTCCGGTTGTAAATAAGAGACAGCTTTAA